The Mytilus galloprovincialis chromosome 7, xbMytGall1.hap1.1, whole genome shotgun sequence genome has a window encoding:
- the LOC143084325 gene encoding uncharacterized protein LOC143084325, protein MLHDLALHLGIEEMVWNDMEDNYPGNIQIVKFLTLMHLKENDEIRFTELDKGLRKIEITPHKLCVVRQRKQVNSSIPDDILGCIPSDEILDRLAPLIGKIVFQLGIELGLSVEEIENIKEKCDRDLPAQNKEVLFTWRKDRTVKPTIRVLEQAFVNIGKGAKCLKEVVKDVDPNTLKAIETVTDKIRENENRIIQDIQITQILDHMMTHLVISADDRRDIEHYPRQDNQNKALLDIVIKRREPAYGVFVDGLRNYGYEDIANDLKYHSQEMSPSTTSASTETEGMA, encoded by the exons ATGCTTCACGATTTAGCTCTTCATCTTGGAATTGAAGAGATGGTATGGAATGACATGGAAGACAATTACCCAGGAAATATACAGATTGTCAAATTTTTGACACTAATGCATTTGAAAGAGAATGATGAAATACGATTCACAGAATTGGACAAAGGATTGAGGAAAATTGAAATAACACCACATAAATTATGTGTG GTACGTCAGAGAAAACAAGTTAACTCTA GTATTCCTGACGATATTCTAGGCTGTATTCCATCAGATGAAATTTTAGATAGATTAGCACCGCTGATTGGCAAGATAGTCTTCCAACTAGGAATAGAACTTGGACTGTCTGTAGAAGAGATAGAGAATATCAAAGAGAAATGTGATCGTGATTTGCCGGCACAGAATAAGGAAGTTTTGTTTACATGGAGGAAAGACAGAACAGTGAAACCTACAATACGGGTTCTTGAGCAAGCATTTGTAAATATTGGTAAAGGGGCAAAGTGTTTAAAGGAGGTTGTAAAGGATGTTGATCCCAATACACTTAAAGCGATAGAAACTGTTACAG ATAAAATAAGAGAAAACGAAAACAGAATCATACAGGACATACAAATCACCCAAATTTTAGACCATATGATGACACATCTGGTGATATCAGCAGATGACAGACGTGATATTGAACATTATCCGCGACAAGATAACCAGAACAAAGCATTGCTGGATATTGTGATTAAAAGGAGAGAACCTGCTTACGGTGTGTTTGTTGATGGATTACGTAATTATGGATACGAAGATATTGCTAATGATTTGAAATATCATTCACAGGAAATGAGTCCAAGTACAACCTCAGCATCTACTGAAACTGAAGGTATGGCTTAA